The following proteins are co-located in the Shouchella hunanensis genome:
- a CDS encoding toxic anion resistance protein — translation MESETDLNDLLKKLDTLGEAEQREAGESLEALKRPVREMMGDESNTLPKQLHELREVVGQLEPDHLKDSQMKKLFNRLIRRNPIEQYVRRYQTVEAQVDHIVEGLLTGKDKLQEDNVMLKELKVVARERIGNLNEQITMGKELHAMLEKEMTSEKWADNANELKKGQLKVTTRMKNMQQAVMVLQQSLASVDLIMENNEKLEEAIFNAITMTKNIITVTASIQLALTNQKKVISAVQNVNQATESMLLSNAELLKQNTEETLKTLEEPAIALDAFRKAYDNVYKAIELTEESNERIVSSGKQFIEEMDKLNSEMQTKLLNR, via the coding sequence ATGGAAAGTGAAACGGATTTAAATGACCTGTTAAAAAAGCTCGACACCTTAGGAGAAGCAGAGCAACGTGAAGCTGGTGAATCGTTAGAAGCATTAAAACGTCCTGTTCGAGAAATGATGGGTGATGAATCAAATACATTGCCAAAACAACTACATGAACTGCGAGAAGTTGTCGGGCAGCTTGAGCCTGACCACCTAAAAGATTCACAAATGAAGAAACTGTTTAATCGCCTTATTCGCCGTAACCCAATTGAACAATACGTTCGACGCTATCAAACTGTTGAAGCACAAGTTGATCACATTGTAGAAGGTTTGTTGACAGGAAAAGATAAGCTCCAAGAAGATAACGTTATGTTGAAAGAACTAAAAGTTGTCGCAAGAGAGCGGATCGGTAATTTAAACGAACAAATCACTATGGGTAAAGAACTGCATGCAATGCTTGAAAAAGAGATGACGTCAGAAAAATGGGCTGACAATGCCAACGAATTGAAAAAAGGTCAGCTAAAAGTGACTACGCGAATGAAAAACATGCAGCAAGCCGTTATGGTGTTGCAGCAATCTCTTGCATCTGTCGATCTTATAATGGAAAATAATGAAAAGCTTGAGGAAGCCATTTTTAATGCGATTACGATGACGAAGAATATTATTACAGTGACAGCTTCTATTCAGCTCGCGTTAACGAATCAGAAAAAGGTTATTTCTGCTGTACAAAATGTTAATCAAGCAACCGAGTCTATGTTGCTATCAAATGCTGAACTGTTAAAACAAAATACAGAAGAAACGCTCAAAACGTTAGAAGAGCCTGCGATTGCCCTTGATGCATTCCGTAAAGCATACGATAATGTCTACAAAGCCATCGAACTTACGGAAGAATCAAATGAGCGTATTGTTTCAAGCGGCAAGCAATTTATAGAAGAAATGGATAAATTAAACTCAGAAATGCAAACGAAATTGTTAAATCGCTAA